A genomic segment from Orrella daihaiensis encodes:
- the rpoD gene encoding RNA polymerase sigma factor RpoD yields the protein MKSVAKAKATETKAVSKAATKAVAKPAAKATKAVAKPAAKKAVAKPVAKAAGKPVTKAATKVATKAAATKADKSAKAQKDTAVARKARAKGAGAEDSSDDDDEDEFAPPKAKKGKTPTGRRPGRPSKNANQDDGFDDDVDSGEGEVIPEIKPVKRGKRGKGDARDLIAKGPMTPEEYEARRNRLKQLIKLGKDRGYLTYGEINDHLPDDLVDAEAIDGIISTFSDMGIAVYDQAPDAETLLMSENAPVAASDDDVEDEADAALTTVDSDFGRTTDPVRMYMREMGTVELLTREGEIEIAKRIEEGLKHMVMAISACPTTINEILAHVQRVKEGAAQIEEIVDGLVTDDGEEYAGAGVSDEADEDGPAGGMSSKQLEDLRVQSMAKFEIVEREFEKMRMAYQKEGYKSAGYMKAQDAIQNEMMGIRFTAKMVERLADTLRGQVEEVRELERAVLYTCVDRAGMPRQHFIKIFPGNETNLQWVLQEVAAGHPYSVILERHVPAVQELQQKMIDLQNRVVLPLKDLKEVNKRMATGEAKARKAKREMTEANLRLVISIAKKYTNRGLQFLDLIQEGNIGLMKAVDKFEYRRGYKFSTYATWWIRQAITRSIADQARTIRIPVHMIETINKMNRISRQILQETGAEPDPATLAAKMDMPEDKIRKILKIAKEPISMETPIGDDDDSHLGDFIEDINNLLPAEAALHGSMRDVVKEVLDSLTPREAKVLRMRFGVEMSSDQTLEEVGKQFDVTRERIRQIEAKALRKLRHPSRADKLRSFLENQ from the coding sequence ATGAAGTCGGTAGCAAAGGCGAAAGCCACAGAAACCAAAGCAGTCAGCAAAGCGGCCACCAAGGCTGTTGCCAAACCGGCGGCCAAAGCCACCAAAGCGGTTGCCAAGCCGGCAGCCAAGAAGGCAGTGGCCAAGCCCGTAGCCAAAGCTGCGGGCAAGCCAGTCACCAAAGCAGCCACCAAAGTCGCCACCAAGGCGGCTGCCACCAAAGCAGACAAATCAGCCAAAGCACAAAAAGACACTGCCGTTGCCCGCAAGGCTCGCGCCAAAGGCGCAGGCGCTGAGGACAGCAGCGATGATGATGACGAGGATGAGTTCGCACCACCCAAGGCCAAGAAAGGCAAGACGCCCACCGGTCGTCGTCCGGGTCGCCCATCCAAGAACGCCAATCAGGATGACGGTTTTGATGATGATGTGGACAGTGGCGAAGGCGAGGTGATCCCGGAGATCAAGCCAGTCAAGCGCGGCAAGCGTGGCAAGGGCGACGCCCGTGATCTGATCGCCAAAGGACCGATGACGCCAGAAGAGTATGAGGCTCGTCGTAACCGCCTAAAGCAATTGATCAAGCTTGGCAAAGACCGCGGCTACCTGACCTACGGTGAGATCAACGATCATCTGCCCGACGATCTGGTTGATGCCGAAGCCATTGACGGCATCATCAGCACGTTCAGTGACATGGGCATTGCGGTCTACGATCAGGCACCCGATGCCGAGACGCTGCTCATGAGCGAGAACGCGCCGGTTGCCGCCAGCGATGACGACGTTGAAGACGAGGCTGATGCAGCCTTGACCACGGTGGACTCAGATTTTGGGCGTACCACCGATCCAGTCCGTATGTACATGCGGGAGATGGGTACGGTTGAGTTGCTGACGCGCGAAGGCGAGATTGAGATCGCCAAGCGAATCGAAGAAGGCCTAAAGCACATGGTCATGGCGATTTCGGCTTGTCCGACCACCATCAACGAGATTCTCGCCCATGTGCAACGTGTCAAGGAAGGCGCTGCCCAGATTGAGGAGATCGTCGACGGTTTGGTGACGGACGATGGTGAAGAGTATGCAGGTGCCGGTGTGTCGGATGAAGCCGACGAGGACGGTCCGGCTGGTGGCATGAGCAGCAAGCAGCTCGAAGACTTGCGGGTTCAGTCCATGGCCAAGTTCGAGATCGTCGAGCGCGAGTTCGAGAAGATGCGCATGGCCTATCAGAAGGAAGGCTATAAATCTGCCGGCTACATGAAGGCACAAGATGCCATTCAGAACGAGATGATGGGTATTCGCTTTACCGCCAAGATGGTGGAGCGTTTGGCCGACACCCTGCGTGGTCAGGTCGAAGAGGTGCGCGAGCTAGAGCGTGCTGTGCTCTATACCTGCGTGGATCGGGCCGGCATGCCGCGTCAGCATTTCATCAAAATCTTCCCCGGCAATGAGACCAATTTGCAATGGGTCTTGCAGGAAGTGGCAGCAGGCCACCCTTACTCGGTCATTCTTGAGCGCCACGTGCCTGCGGTGCAGGAACTGCAACAAAAAATGATCGACCTGCAAAACCGTGTGGTTCTGCCGTTGAAGGATCTCAAAGAGGTCAACAAGCGCATGGCCACCGGCGAAGCGAAAGCCCGTAAAGCCAAGCGCGAGATGACCGAGGCGAACTTGCGTCTGGTGATCTCGATTGCCAAGAAATATACCAACCGCGGTTTGCAGTTTCTCGACTTGATCCAGGAAGGCAACATCGGCTTGATGAAGGCGGTGGACAAATTTGAATACCGCCGTGGCTACAAGTTCTCGACCTACGCGACCTGGTGGATCCGTCAGGCCATCACGCGTTCAATCGCTGACCAGGCCCGTACCATCCGCATCCCGGTTCACATGATTGAGACCATCAACAAGATGAACCGTATCAGCCGTCAGATCTTGCAGGAAACCGGTGCAGAGCCTGATCCAGCGACCTTGGCTGCCAAGATGGACATGCCAGAGGACAAGATCCGCAAGATTCTGAAGATCGCCAAAGAGCCGATTTCGATGGAAACCCCGATTGGTGATGATGATGACTCCCATTTGGGTGACTTCATCGAAGACATCAACAACTTGTTGCCAGCCGAAGCTGCTTTGCATGGTTCGATGCGCGATGTGGTCAAAGAGGTGCTCGATTCGCTCACGCCTCGCGAGGCCAAGGTGTTGCGTATGCGATTTGGGGTTGAGATGAGTTCGGACCAAACCCTGGAAGAGGTCGGCAAGCAGTTTGACGTCACGCGTGAGCGCATTCGTCAAATAGAAGCCAAGGCATTACGTAAACTGCGTCACCCGAGCCGCGCCGATAAACTGCGCAGCTTCCTGGAAAACCAGTAA
- a CDS encoding SIMPL domain-containing protein: MSAFSQKILPAILIAAGVGVGGWFVGQGLEGFRQAERFITIKGLAEQDVKSDFAIWTLSFRRAGGDYQAVRSELTADREAVAAFLRGQGFNDQEIELRPLRITDLMAREYGQQDVALRYTGEGSVLVRSARVDLVARASNAVDPLITQGVALSQDGPMGGAPRYFLRGFNEVKPQLLEAAVTNAREQAEQFATDAGATLGDLRRANQGAIQILDDDGSDGYSSGLTIGKRLRVVSTFEFLLK, translated from the coding sequence ATGTCCGCTTTCAGTCAAAAGATCCTGCCTGCTATCTTGATTGCCGCCGGCGTCGGCGTGGGCGGCTGGTTTGTGGGTCAGGGCCTTGAAGGGTTTCGCCAGGCTGAGCGCTTCATTACGATCAAGGGTCTGGCAGAGCAAGACGTCAAAAGCGATTTTGCGATCTGGACCCTGTCGTTTCGCCGTGCTGGTGGTGACTATCAAGCAGTTAGGTCTGAATTGACTGCAGATCGTGAAGCCGTGGCTGCGTTCTTGCGCGGGCAGGGCTTTAATGATCAGGAGATCGAGCTGCGCCCGCTTCGCATCACCGACTTGATGGCCAGGGAGTACGGTCAGCAGGACGTGGCGTTGCGCTACACCGGCGAAGGCTCGGTGTTAGTGCGCTCGGCACGTGTGGATTTGGTGGCTAGGGCGTCCAACGCCGTTGACCCTCTGATCACCCAAGGTGTGGCGCTGTCGCAAGATGGCCCAATGGGTGGGGCGCCACGCTACTTCCTGCGAGGCTTTAATGAGGTCAAGCCGCAGTTGCTCGAAGCAGCCGTGACCAATGCGCGTGAACAGGCAGAGCAGTTTGCCACCGATGCTGGCGCCACGCTAGGCGACTTGAGACGGGCCAACCAGGGCGCGATCCAGATTCTGGATGATGATGGCTCTGATGGCTATAGTTCGGGTTTGACCATCGGCAAGCGCCTGCGGGTGGTCAGCACGTTTGAATTTCTCTTGAAGTAA
- a CDS encoding DUF2062 domain-containing protein, which yields MVAKRVKKYLPASDKVSQHKMLRWLGPTLTKPSLWQINRRSIALGLAIGVFWGLLIPLAQIPFAALAAVLLRANLAIAVTSTLVTNPFTFAPVYFLAYQFGDWLLGDQGAEVTEAMLAEQMSQISVTSTGWIDRIGDVAAPLFTGLALFATVGSLLCYLLVSLLWRLAIVLRYRKRQRRFANSLDD from the coding sequence ATGGTTGCCAAGCGGGTTAAGAAGTATCTGCCAGCTTCGGACAAAGTCTCGCAACACAAAATGTTGCGCTGGCTAGGGCCCACGCTGACCAAGCCAAGTCTTTGGCAAATCAATCGCCGCAGCATCGCCTTGGGGCTTGCGATCGGTGTGTTTTGGGGGTTGCTGATTCCGCTGGCGCAAATACCCTTTGCGGCCCTTGCGGCGGTGCTCTTGCGGGCTAATCTTGCGATTGCGGTGACCAGCACACTGGTGACCAATCCATTTACGTTTGCGCCGGTGTACTTCCTGGCTTATCAGTTTGGTGACTGGTTGCTTGGGGATCAGGGCGCCGAAGTGACCGAAGCGATGCTGGCTGAGCAGATGAGCCAGATCAGCGTGACCAGCACAGGCTGGATTGACCGCATCGGTGATGTGGCCGCACCACTTTTTACCGGCTTGGCATTATTTGCCACGGTGGGCTCGCTGCTTTGTTATTTGCTGGTGAGTTTGCTTTGGCGCTTGGCTATTGTTTTACGCTACCGTAAACGCCAGCGCCGCTTTGCCAATTCGCTTGACGACTAG
- a CDS encoding NADPH:quinone reductase: MKAAWYSQNGKASEVLTVGDWAVPQPGAGEVLVRLHTSGVNPSDVKSRAGRPLAFDRIIPHSDGAGVVEAVGAGVDQTRIGQRVWIWNGQWQRAMGTCAEFIALPAAQAVALPDHVSFEAGACLGIPALTAWQAIEHAGDVSGKTVLIIGAANAVGAYCVQMAKRKGARVIGTVGSSAKSELAKRLGADHTVNYKEQHCTENVIELAGAGGVDVIIDMDFSSVDQFVVGGALKRHGTIVCYGSNDMTRVSFDFKTWLYNSVTLKLFLVYDLSDAQRQQAVQGLTLLLQQNALEHLIGERFKLEQVAAAHQAVEQGSSVGNVVIDLV; the protein is encoded by the coding sequence ATGAAAGCAGCTTGGTATTCCCAAAACGGCAAAGCCAGTGAGGTTCTCACAGTTGGCGACTGGGCTGTGCCGCAGCCAGGCGCTGGCGAGGTTCTGGTGCGGCTACACACGTCTGGGGTTAACCCCTCGGATGTGAAGTCACGTGCAGGCCGACCACTGGCGTTTGATCGCATCATCCCGCACAGCGATGGTGCGGGCGTCGTTGAAGCGGTCGGTGCTGGTGTTGATCAAACTCGGATCGGTCAGCGTGTCTGGATCTGGAACGGTCAATGGCAACGTGCCATGGGCACCTGCGCCGAATTCATCGCCTTGCCTGCCGCGCAAGCGGTGGCTTTACCAGACCATGTGAGTTTTGAAGCGGGGGCCTGCCTGGGAATCCCGGCGCTAACTGCCTGGCAGGCGATTGAGCACGCCGGTGACGTGTCCGGCAAAACGGTATTGATCATTGGAGCAGCTAACGCCGTGGGTGCTTACTGCGTGCAAATGGCCAAGCGCAAAGGCGCCCGAGTAATCGGCACTGTTGGCAGCAGCGCCAAATCCGAACTGGCTAAAAGGCTTGGTGCGGATCACACGGTGAACTATAAGGAACAGCACTGCACCGAAAACGTGATTGAATTGGCTGGCGCCGGTGGGGTCGATGTCATCATCGATATGGACTTCTCGAGCGTGGATCAGTTTGTGGTGGGTGGTGCTCTAAAGCGCCACGGCACCATTGTTTGTTACGGATCCAACGACATGACACGCGTGTCGTTTGACTTTAAAACTTGGCTGTATAACTCGGTCACGCTCAAACTGTTTCTGGTGTACGACCTAAGCGATGCACAACGGCAGCAGGCAGTTCAAGGCCTGACCCTGTTGTTACAACAAAACGCGCTTGAGCATTTGATTGGTGAGCGCTTTAAGCTTGAGCAGGTGGCTGCCGCACATCAGGCGGTTGAGCAAGGCAGCTCCGTTGGCAACGTCGTGATCGACCTTGTCTGA
- a CDS encoding HdeD family acid-resistance protein: MQDNNIPPLTPLQKQIFGEAVKHSGKLIAIGVLLVVCGMIGLIAETAFSYASISILGAVAFVGGVFMAIHAFQSKGWRTFLIQSLFAALYIGLGVFVWMAPLAALEGLTIWLAALFLVTGVLRIIAAIQNGSGGNMLWPALSGVLTIILGVMILNSWPEGSTWVPGLLLAIELLLQGWALVFIGLAIKRASQKP; encoded by the coding sequence ATGCAAGACAACAACATCCCACCACTGACTCCCCTACAAAAGCAGATATTTGGGGAGGCCGTCAAACACTCGGGCAAGCTCATCGCCATTGGTGTGCTGCTCGTGGTCTGCGGCATGATTGGTCTGATTGCCGAAACAGCGTTCTCGTATGCCTCGATTTCTATTCTTGGTGCAGTCGCATTTGTGGGCGGCGTATTCATGGCGATCCATGCGTTTCAGTCCAAAGGCTGGCGCACCTTCCTGATTCAGTCCCTATTTGCTGCGCTATACATCGGGCTGGGTGTGTTTGTTTGGATGGCGCCGTTGGCTGCACTCGAGGGATTGACCATCTGGCTGGCAGCACTATTTCTGGTGACAGGGGTCTTGCGCATTATTGCCGCCATTCAAAACGGCTCGGGCGGCAACATGCTGTGGCCTGCGCTTTCCGGGGTGCTAACCATCATTCTGGGCGTGATGATTCTGAACAGCTGGCCAGAAGGCAGCACGTGGGTGCCCGGGCTTTTGTTGGCGATCGAATTGCTGCTGCAAGGCTGGGCACTCGTATTTATTGGGCTAGCGATTAAACGTGCCTCACAGAAACCTTGA
- a CDS encoding DUF3422 family protein, which yields MSTSVTALPMEHPDRHRLHDEIHARPVGQAPHPVVVFCLAVLNEGVSRDSELAHLAKLNAQTDTAGTTGNFARVRLPVGDIKWERHTEFTRYTMVLPIAQEAVSQRSAVMWFAQVRAAQEPYAKWFSEAPGQTIAAIEVTVLESLDDVLEQGNEVGRAWFGESTLLMSRLGTQGHSLVLTDFRVQNDGVERMLVLTPSYTSPARIGRTAHRLIEMEIYRLMALKGLPVAKSLGAQLSEAENALATIAREVESTTSQDPELLHDLASLAATIERANADHNYRFSATAAYHDIVLQRIKELRESPVPGIQTVGEFIERRLGPAMATVAATAKRLDSLSERVSRVSDLLRTRVNIMTEQQNQQLLEKLTRGQALQLKLQQTVEGLSIAAISYYVVSLIYYLAKAGKTAGWLPFSPDVVAGLSIAPTVLVVWQIVRRIHRKISHD from the coding sequence ATGTCGACTTCAGTTACCGCTTTGCCCATGGAGCATCCCGATCGTCATCGTCTGCATGATGAGATTCATGCGCGTCCGGTCGGTCAAGCGCCGCACCCCGTGGTGGTGTTCTGTTTGGCTGTTTTAAATGAGGGAGTGTCGCGTGACTCAGAGCTAGCCCACCTGGCCAAGCTCAATGCTCAGACTGATACGGCAGGAACCACCGGGAATTTTGCCAGGGTGCGATTGCCGGTTGGTGACATCAAGTGGGAGCGGCACACGGAATTCACCCGTTACACCATGGTTCTGCCCATCGCCCAAGAGGCAGTTAGCCAGCGCAGTGCAGTGATGTGGTTTGCCCAAGTGCGGGCGGCTCAGGAGCCTTATGCCAAGTGGTTCTCTGAAGCGCCCGGCCAGACGATCGCCGCCATTGAGGTCACGGTGCTTGAAAGCTTGGACGACGTGTTGGAGCAGGGCAATGAGGTTGGGCGAGCCTGGTTCGGTGAATCCACGCTCCTGATGTCAAGACTGGGCACGCAGGGGCATTCGTTAGTACTCACGGACTTTCGGGTGCAGAACGATGGGGTAGAGCGCATGTTGGTGCTGACTCCCTCCTATACATCGCCTGCCCGTATCGGCCGCACGGCCCATCGCTTGATCGAGATGGAGATCTATCGCCTGATGGCACTCAAAGGACTGCCAGTGGCCAAGTCCTTGGGGGCGCAATTGTCAGAGGCCGAGAATGCGCTGGCCACCATTGCGCGTGAAGTGGAAAGCACCACCAGCCAGGATCCGGAATTACTACATGATCTGGCCTCATTGGCGGCCACGATTGAGCGCGCCAACGCTGATCACAACTATCGGTTCTCGGCCACCGCCGCTTATCACGACATCGTGCTGCAGCGGATCAAGGAGCTGCGCGAGAGCCCTGTGCCAGGTATTCAAACGGTGGGTGAATTCATTGAGCGGCGTCTAGGTCCGGCCATGGCAACAGTGGCTGCCACGGCCAAGCGGCTGGACTCATTGTCTGAGCGGGTCAGTCGGGTCAGTGATTTACTGCGCACGCGCGTAAACATCATGACCGAACAACAAAACCAGCAGCTCCTGGAAAAGCTCACCCGTGGACAGGCGCTGCAACTCAAACTGCAGCAAACCGTTGAAGGCCTGTCGATAGCGGCGATCTCCTACTATGTCGTGAGCCTTATTTACTACCTTGCCAAAGCCGGTAAGACAGCCGGCTGGTTACCGTTCTCACCAGACGTGGTGGCAGGACTTTCGATTGCGCCCACCGTCTTGGTGGTCTGGCAGATCGTGCGTCGGATTCACCGAAAAATCTCCCACGACTGA
- a CDS encoding type II toxin-antitoxin system RelE/ParE family toxin gives MSWTVIFHDDFDDEFSQLAEDLQDEVLAHAKVLAQFGPHLGRPTVDTLKASRHTNMKELRFDWQGGVWRVAFAFDPNRQAILLVGGDKVGADQRRFYRRLIAIADDRYDAHLHALQEKESKHGKKTR, from the coding sequence ATGAGCTGGACCGTAATTTTTCATGATGATTTCGATGATGAATTCAGCCAATTGGCAGAAGACTTACAGGATGAAGTGCTGGCGCACGCGAAGGTCCTAGCTCAGTTTGGACCGCACTTGGGTCGCCCGACGGTTGACACGCTCAAGGCGTCTCGTCACACGAATATGAAGGAGCTTCGGTTTGACTGGCAGGGTGGTGTTTGGCGTGTGGCTTTCGCGTTCGACCCTAATCGGCAAGCTATCCTTTTGGTGGGTGGCGACAAGGTTGGAGCGGATCAGCGGCGCTTTTACCGGCGTTTGATAGCGATCGCTGATGATCGATACGATGCGCACTTGCATGCGCTACAAGAGAAGGAGTCAAAGCATGGCAAGAAAACTCGATGA
- a CDS encoding helix-turn-helix domain-containing protein, with translation MARKLDDVIAALPQERRQRIEDRALELATLKDLRQASQQTQAQMAAALGVGQDTISRLEKRSDMLLSTLRHYVECMGGQLNLVAQFPNRPPVVIEHLGVQPASRPTTRQSRRRTRVTA, from the coding sequence ATGGCAAGAAAACTCGATGATGTAATTGCGGCATTACCCCAAGAGCGGCGTCAACGCATTGAAGATCGCGCGCTTGAACTTGCAACGCTAAAGGATTTGCGTCAGGCGAGTCAGCAAACGCAGGCGCAGATGGCCGCTGCGTTGGGCGTGGGCCAGGACACGATCTCCAGGCTTGAAAAACGTAGCGACATGTTGTTGTCGACATTGCGCCACTACGTTGAGTGTATGGGTGGGCAGTTAAATCTAGTGGCCCAATTTCCCAATCGCCCCCCTGTGGTTATCGAGCATTTGGGTGTGCAGCCTGCGTCTCGACCAACCACTAGACAGTCGCGACGTCGCACCCGTGTAACTGCTTGA